In Parasegetibacter sp. NRK P23, a single genomic region encodes these proteins:
- a CDS encoding YafY family protein → MAIHKLALIRYKTLDECFRNKYRKWTLEDLVNKVSETLYEAEGIDSGASKRTIQADIQVMRSSKLGYNAPIIVREKKYYCYEDPSFSITKNPVNKADITKMKEVVGILKQFSGFSYFDAFNEMVTRLESHVNQSAQQGETCIQFEQNPLLKGLENLNPLYQAVFQQKSLLIEYQSFKAKHPAQQIYFPYLLKEYRNRWFLIAREKRHAQLITLALDRILSFQQLPYEPFVPYKGIPFERYFSDLLGVTKSERDRAFKVILEVDAANAPYVKTKPIHPSQTILKEDEKSIILRLDVVLNFELEKELLAFGECLKVLAPRALQNRIKKRVEKMMGNYAGGTA, encoded by the coding sequence ATGGCGATCCACAAACTGGCCCTGATCCGTTATAAAACACTGGACGAATGTTTCCGCAACAAATACCGGAAATGGACACTCGAAGACCTGGTTAATAAAGTGAGCGAAACCCTGTACGAGGCGGAGGGCATTGATTCCGGTGCCAGCAAACGTACGATTCAGGCCGATATCCAGGTGATGCGCAGCAGCAAGCTCGGCTACAACGCGCCCATCATTGTGCGGGAGAAAAAATATTATTGTTACGAAGACCCTTCCTTCAGCATCACCAAAAATCCCGTAAATAAGGCCGATATTACAAAGATGAAAGAAGTGGTGGGTATTCTGAAACAATTCTCAGGATTCAGCTATTTCGACGCCTTCAATGAAATGGTGACACGACTGGAAAGCCATGTGAACCAATCGGCACAACAAGGGGAAACCTGTATTCAATTCGAGCAGAACCCGCTCCTGAAAGGACTGGAAAACCTCAACCCGCTGTACCAGGCGGTGTTTCAGCAAAAATCTTTGCTCATCGAATACCAATCTTTCAAAGCGAAACACCCCGCACAGCAAATCTATTTCCCCTATCTTCTGAAGGAATACCGCAACCGCTGGTTCCTGATCGCGCGCGAGAAACGACACGCACAACTGATCACGCTTGCACTGGACAGGATACTCAGTTTCCAGCAACTTCCTTATGAACCATTCGTTCCCTACAAGGGCATCCCTTTCGAACGGTATTTCTCCGACCTGCTGGGGGTTACCAAATCTGAACGCGACCGCGCCTTTAAAGTTATCCTGGAAGTGGATGCCGCAAATGCGCCTTACGTGAAAACGAAACCTATTCATCCCTCGCAAACCATTCTGAAAGAAGATGAAAAATCGATCATCCTCCGGCTAGATGTGGTATTGAACTTTGAACTGGAAAAAGAGCTGCTCGCTTTTGGCGAATGTTTGAAAGTGCTGGCGCCAAGGGCACTGCAAAACAGGATCAAAAAGCGGGTGGAGAAAATGATGGGGAATTATGCGGGCGGCACAGCCTAG
- a CDS encoding SDR family oxidoreductase codes for MKHKVWYITGASKGLGLSLVKKLLEQGYKVAATSRSISDLEKAAGKRSENFLPLAVDILNEQSVEQSIQDTLSHFGQLDVVVNNAGYGLAGALEELSDKEARANFDVNVFGTLNVIRHAMPHLRQQQAGHIFNIASIGGFAGGFPGFGIYCATKFAVHGLTESLAHEIEAFHVKATVVMPGYFRTNFLTSGSLSTPQQEIAAYKTVREVQDAHTNQYNGNQQGDPEKAAEVMIAVAEQDNPPIHLFLGPDAYQFAEAKMDVVKTDMEAVKTLATATSFS; via the coding sequence ATGAAACACAAAGTATGGTACATTACGGGAGCCTCCAAAGGCCTGGGGCTGTCCCTGGTTAAAAAACTGCTTGAGCAGGGTTACAAGGTGGCCGCTACTTCCCGCAGCATCAGCGACCTGGAGAAAGCCGCAGGAAAGCGTTCCGAAAACTTCCTCCCCCTCGCGGTGGACATCCTGAACGAGCAAAGCGTGGAACAAAGCATCCAGGATACCCTCTCTCACTTCGGACAACTGGATGTAGTGGTGAATAATGCGGGATATGGACTCGCGGGCGCACTGGAAGAACTGAGCGACAAGGAAGCAAGGGCCAATTTTGATGTGAACGTATTCGGAACGCTCAACGTGATCCGGCATGCCATGCCTCATTTGCGCCAACAGCAGGCGGGACATATCTTCAACATCGCGTCTATTGGTGGCTTTGCGGGCGGCTTCCCCGGCTTCGGCATTTACTGCGCCACCAAATTCGCGGTACACGGCTTAACGGAATCCCTCGCACATGAAATTGAAGCGTTCCATGTAAAGGCCACGGTGGTGATGCCTGGCTATTTCAGAACGAATTTCCTCACCAGTGGCTCTTTGTCTACACCGCAACAGGAGATCGCTGCATACAAAACTGTTCGGGAAGTACAGGACGCGCATACCAACCAGTACAATGGCAACCAGCAGGGTGATCCTGAAAAAGCCGCGGAAGTAATGATCGCGGTAGCAGAACAGGACAATCCGCCGATCCACCTTTTCCTGGGCCCAGATGCCTACCAGTTCGCGGAAGCCAAAATGGATGTGGTAAAAACAGATATGGAAGCAGTGAAAACACTGGCCACCGCCACGTCATTTTCTTAA
- a CDS encoding DinB family protein, with translation MVRDLLAELDRSTIEFAETLTQFSASQLNAVPSSGGWTAGQVAEHILLSESGVPELLRGPTVETMRKPDEKVATIKSIFLNFDMKMSSPEMILPSKSEKDLLTQVSNFLQTRKAIRHAIATLDFSHSCTAFPFPELGVFTRWEWACFVICHGRRHTRQMQQILQALNTKSLEIQE, from the coding sequence ATGGTACGTGATCTCCTTGCGGAACTTGACCGCAGTACAATTGAATTCGCGGAAACACTCACGCAGTTTTCCGCCAGCCAGTTGAATGCTGTTCCTTCCTCCGGTGGCTGGACCGCCGGGCAGGTGGCAGAACATATTCTCCTTTCTGAAAGTGGCGTGCCTGAATTGCTGCGCGGGCCAACGGTTGAAACCATGCGTAAGCCGGATGAGAAAGTGGCCACCATCAAAAGTATATTCCTGAATTTTGACATGAAGATGTCTTCTCCGGAAATGATCCTGCCCTCAAAAAGTGAAAAAGATCTTTTGACGCAGGTGAGCAATTTCCTGCAAACACGAAAAGCCATCCGGCATGCCATCGCTACATTGGACTTCTCCCATTCCTGCACGGCTTTTCCTTTCCCGGAACTCGGTGTTTTCACACGTTGGGAATGGGCCTGTTTCGTGATCTGTCATGGGCGAAGACATACCAGGCAAATGCAGCAGATACTTCAGGCGCTCAATACAAAGTCACTTGAAATTCAGGAATGA
- a CDS encoding nuclear transport factor 2 family protein, whose amino-acid sequence MTKEAIAKAFSEGAFEKTYDFISDTAEWTVVEEAVYQGRTAIMEQCEKVSAYFKTVDTDFKTFHVIDGGSKVVVNGTAEFLRDNNRVSFVAACDIYEFNTEGEVQYITSYCIQKK is encoded by the coding sequence ATGACAAAAGAAGCAATAGCGAAAGCATTTTCAGAAGGCGCTTTTGAAAAGACGTACGATTTCATATCGGATACCGCTGAGTGGACGGTGGTAGAAGAAGCGGTGTATCAGGGCAGGACGGCGATCATGGAGCAATGTGAAAAAGTAAGCGCTTATTTCAAAACGGTGGATACAGATTTTAAAACGTTCCATGTAATTGACGGCGGCAGCAAAGTAGTGGTGAATGGCACAGCGGAATTTTTGCGGGACAACAATCGTGTTTCGTTTGTTGCTGCCTGTGATATTTATGAGTTTAATACGGAGGGTGAGGTACAATATATTACCTCTTATTGCATTCAGAAAAAATGA
- a CDS encoding phosphotransferase enzyme family protein, with translation MKPVFPATYSTLDPESLAQLITSHYGLGNVQCTFLVRGVGDTYLVESQNLKHILRVYRSSHRTLPQIKEEVDLLLHLKNAGVSVSYPITAAAGEAILEINAVEGTRYAVLFSYASGKSERIPNERQLQNLGREVADFHLAASTFPKGNARWTFDFNTTLFTPLERLKPVFSDDQETYTWLQQMAKQVETRFSQTDTSHFSHGYCHFDFLPKNFHFDGDAVTLFDFDFMGYGWQVNDMMSFWQHLVLDVYTNRITQDAADNAYQVFLEGYRERRAVSEEELKAVPYLSIGFWLFYMGFHTTHDQFRVFTQPPHPKAYAGIIKYIVEQYWEV, from the coding sequence ATGAAACCTGTTTTTCCCGCCACCTATTCCACCCTCGACCCTGAATCATTAGCGCAACTGATTACAAGCCACTACGGCCTCGGCAATGTTCAATGCACTTTCCTGGTGCGTGGTGTTGGCGACACCTATCTTGTTGAATCGCAAAACCTAAAACACATTCTCAGGGTGTACAGGTCGTCCCACCGCACGCTTCCGCAAATAAAAGAAGAAGTTGATTTGTTATTGCACCTGAAAAATGCTGGTGTTTCCGTTTCTTACCCAATTACAGCCGCCGCCGGCGAAGCCATCCTGGAGATCAATGCGGTAGAAGGAACCAGGTATGCGGTACTCTTCAGTTACGCTTCTGGAAAATCGGAGCGAATACCGAATGAACGCCAGCTCCAAAATCTGGGCCGGGAAGTGGCCGACTTCCACCTTGCCGCGTCAACGTTTCCAAAAGGAAATGCCCGGTGGACATTCGATTTCAATACCACCTTGTTTACCCCGCTCGAAAGACTGAAACCTGTATTCTCGGACGACCAGGAAACATATACCTGGCTGCAGCAAATGGCAAAACAGGTGGAGACAAGGTTCTCACAAACGGATACATCCCATTTCTCACATGGGTATTGCCATTTCGACTTCCTCCCAAAGAATTTCCATTTTGATGGCGACGCGGTCACGCTTTTCGATTTCGATTTTATGGGGTACGGCTGGCAGGTGAACGATATGATGTCGTTCTGGCAACACCTCGTGCTGGATGTTTACACCAACCGCATCACACAGGACGCGGCGGATAATGCTTACCAGGTTTTCCTGGAAGGGTACCGGGAACGCCGCGCCGTAAGTGAGGAAGAACTGAAAGCCGTGCCTTACCTCTCCATTGGTTTCTGGCTTTTTTACATGGGGTTTCATACCACGCACGATCAGTTCAGGGTATTCACGCAACCGCCGCATCCAAAAGCTTATGCAGGGATAATCAAGTATATCGTGGAACAATATTGGGAAGTATAG
- a CDS encoding GlxA family transcriptional regulator — MKHVSILVPRGMSSLTNIEGSYQLLSEVNSMMLEMGRDPIFDIKLVGLTRSSKQRNGLFTVSPDFLIGEVLKTDLIIIPALFGQMPEAFAMNKDFLPWITQQYADGAEVASFCIGSFFLAQTGLLNGRKCATHWRFANEFRTMFPDANLVDDRILTEDKGIYTSGGAYSYLNLLVYLVEKYAGRDIAVITAKSFMIDIDRHSQSPFIIFNGQKEHDDTEIKKAQEFIEKNFTEKISVDQLADMLALGRRSLERRFKKATSNTVIEYIQRVKMEAAKKSFETSRKNINEVMYDVGYSDMKAFRTIFRKTTGLSPVAYKNKYNKDAIVLA, encoded by the coding sequence ATGAAACACGTATCCATACTCGTACCAAGAGGCATGAGCAGCCTTACCAATATTGAAGGTTCCTACCAATTGCTTTCGGAAGTGAACAGCATGATGCTGGAAATGGGGCGCGATCCCATCTTCGACATCAAACTGGTAGGGCTAACCCGCTCCTCCAAACAAAGGAACGGGCTCTTTACGGTAAGCCCGGATTTTTTAATCGGAGAAGTGCTCAAAACAGATCTTATCATTATCCCGGCGCTCTTTGGTCAGATGCCCGAGGCCTTCGCCATGAACAAGGATTTCCTCCCCTGGATCACCCAACAATACGCCGATGGTGCTGAAGTAGCCAGCTTCTGTATCGGTTCTTTCTTTCTCGCCCAAACAGGTTTACTCAACGGACGCAAATGCGCCACGCACTGGAGGTTTGCCAATGAATTCAGGACCATGTTCCCGGACGCAAACCTGGTAGATGACCGCATTCTTACTGAAGACAAAGGCATTTATACCAGTGGAGGCGCATATTCATACCTCAATCTATTGGTATACCTCGTGGAGAAATATGCGGGCCGGGACATCGCTGTAATTACCGCGAAGTCTTTTATGATCGATATCGACCGCCACAGCCAATCCCCCTTCATCATTTTCAACGGTCAAAAGGAACACGACGATACGGAAATCAAAAAGGCCCAGGAATTCATCGAAAAAAACTTCACCGAAAAAATTTCCGTGGACCAACTGGCCGATATGCTCGCTTTGGGCAGAAGGAGTCTTGAACGGCGCTTCAAAAAAGCGACCAGCAACACCGTGATTGAATACATCCAACGGGTAAAAATGGAAGCCGCCAAGAAAAGCTTTGAAACCAGCCGGAAGAACATCAATGAGGTGATGTATGATGTGGGCTATTCTGATATGAAAGCCTTCCGTACAATTTTCCGGAAAACCACGGGCTTATCGCCTGTCGCCTATAAAAACAAATACAACAAAGACGCGATTGTGCTTGCTTAA
- a CDS encoding AGE family epimerase/isomerase, which yields MNEHRSAKEIKHDLYQQAKNELTNILSYWKKNMTDRHYGGFYARRDGDNRLDQSAPKGVVLNARILWTFSAASEVTNTRQCIAVAKRAFKYMLDYFRDAVNGGVYWTVDRNGEKLDGKKQTYAQAFALYGYTAYFQATGNETAKNEAIALFHSIETHCYDRIHGGYTEALDENWLPLPDQRLSEKDANEPKSMNTHLHVLEAYTALYRVWPDALLKQRISELLAIFRDKIICKTSGHLQLFFSVDWVPRSEDVSFGHDIEAAWLLYEAALALEENTGTTEMRNVSLRLTEAACAGLDADGGLWYESNPDHTLFVREKHWWPQAEALVGFCNAWQLSGEEVWLKHAQQTWMFIQEKLMDKDKGEWFWGIDGQNTVLRNEDKAGFWKCPYHNGRACLELMRRLS from the coding sequence ATGAACGAACACCGATCAGCAAAGGAAATAAAACACGACCTCTATCAGCAAGCGAAAAATGAACTGACCAATATTCTTTCTTACTGGAAAAAAAACATGACCGATCGCCACTATGGCGGATTCTATGCCAGAAGGGACGGTGACAACCGGCTGGATCAGTCGGCTCCGAAAGGCGTTGTGCTGAACGCCCGTATTTTATGGACCTTTTCCGCCGCCAGCGAAGTGACCAATACCCGGCAATGCATCGCGGTGGCAAAACGTGCCTTTAAATACATGCTGGATTATTTCCGCGATGCGGTAAATGGCGGCGTTTACTGGACCGTTGACCGGAACGGCGAAAAGCTGGACGGTAAAAAGCAAACCTATGCCCAGGCCTTCGCGCTTTACGGCTACACGGCTTATTTCCAGGCCACGGGAAACGAAACCGCTAAAAACGAAGCCATTGCGCTCTTTCACTCCATCGAAACACATTGTTACGACCGAATTCACGGCGGCTATACGGAAGCGTTGGATGAAAACTGGCTCCCGTTACCGGACCAGCGCCTGAGTGAAAAAGATGCCAACGAGCCCAAATCAATGAACACGCACCTCCATGTACTGGAGGCCTATACTGCTTTGTACCGCGTCTGGCCCGACGCGCTGTTGAAGCAGCGGATCAGCGAACTGCTCGCAATTTTCCGGGATAAAATCATTTGTAAAACATCCGGGCACCTGCAGCTCTTCTTTTCCGTGGATTGGGTGCCCCGTTCTGAAGATGTGTCTTTCGGGCACGATATTGAAGCGGCCTGGTTACTCTATGAAGCGGCGCTGGCGTTGGAGGAGAACACCGGTACCACTGAAATGCGCAATGTGTCTCTTCGGTTAACGGAAGCCGCTTGCGCGGGCCTTGATGCGGATGGCGGACTGTGGTACGAATCTAATCCCGATCACACACTTTTCGTACGGGAAAAACATTGGTGGCCACAGGCCGAGGCGCTGGTAGGGTTCTGTAACGCCTGGCAGTTGAGCGGTGAAGAAGTCTGGTTGAAACATGCGCAACAAACCTGGATGTTCATCCAGGAAAAACTGATGGATAAAGATAAAGGTGAATGGTTCTGGGGAATTGATGGACAAAATACCGTACTCCGGAACGAAGACAAGGCTGGCTTCTGGAAATGTCCCTACCACAATGGCCGTGCCTGTCTGGAGTTGATGCGCAGGTTATCCTGA
- a CDS encoding carbonic anhydrase, which translates to MTTYAEIFENNRQWVASKTGKNPDFFKKIAQSQEPEYLYIGCSDSRVTAEEMMGLEPGEVFVHRNIANLVNAGDLNVLAVIEYAVKYLGVKNIIVCGHYNCGGVKAAMQAQDLGILNPWLRNIRDVYRLHKEELNAIQDERQRYNRLVELNVQEQCINVTKLATVQQGFLKNGYPVVHGWVFDLESGLLKDLELDFPKILHNIQEIYDLTGK; encoded by the coding sequence ATGACTACCTACGCAGAAATCTTCGAAAACAACCGCCAATGGGTGGCCTCCAAAACAGGGAAAAACCCCGACTTTTTTAAGAAGATCGCGCAATCACAGGAACCGGAGTACCTGTACATCGGGTGCAGCGACAGTCGGGTAACAGCGGAAGAAATGATGGGCCTTGAGCCCGGAGAAGTATTCGTACACCGTAACATCGCCAACCTGGTGAACGCCGGCGACCTGAACGTGCTCGCCGTGATCGAATATGCCGTGAAATACCTGGGTGTAAAAAACATCATCGTTTGCGGGCACTACAACTGCGGTGGCGTGAAAGCCGCCATGCAGGCACAGGACCTGGGCATCCTCAATCCCTGGCTGCGCAATATCCGCGACGTGTACCGCCTGCACAAGGAAGAACTGAACGCCATCCAGGATGAACGCCAACGCTACAACCGCCTCGTGGAACTGAACGTACAGGAACAATGCATCAACGTCACCAAGCTCGCCACCGTACAACAGGGCTTCCTGAAAAACGGGTACCCCGTAGTGCACGGCTGGGTCTTCGATCTGGAATCAGGGTTATTGAAAGACCTGGAACTCGACTTCCCCAAAATCCTGCACAACATCCAGGAGATCTATGACCTCACGGGAAAATAA
- a CDS encoding four-helix bundle copper-binding protein, which yields MKNEATEKAILACLSCMRACNWCASECIRMANADHVGCVEKCLDCAAICTMCAEFLSRDSSFGKPVMVLCAEICTACAEECEKHAHHHEHCRICAEACRACAEACRA from the coding sequence ATGAAAAACGAAGCAACTGAAAAAGCAATACTGGCCTGCCTCTCCTGCATGCGGGCCTGCAACTGGTGCGCCTCGGAATGCATTCGTATGGCAAATGCCGACCATGTGGGGTGTGTGGAAAAATGCCTGGATTGTGCAGCGATCTGCACAATGTGCGCGGAATTTCTTTCCCGGGACTCTTCCTTCGGAAAACCGGTCATGGTACTCTGTGCCGAAATTTGTACCGCTTGCGCCGAGGAATGTGAAAAGCATGCGCATCACCATGAGCATTGCAGGATATGCGCTGAAGCATGCCGCGCCTGTGCCGAAGCGTGCCGGGCCTGA
- a CDS encoding 3-oxoacyl-ACP synthase III family protein, translating to MGIQTVISGTGSYIPEQVVSNNDFTQHNFYAEDQHPLATPPTEIVAKFSKITGILERRYASDELTASHIGTEAARKAIAASGVDPETFDQLIVAHNFGNVLKHSVQTAIVPSLATIIKSELGIKNPSCVAYDLIFGCPGWLQGMIHADAFFKAGIAKKALIIGTETLSRVVDIYDRDSMIFSDGAGAAVLEARENSGGKGVLSALAQTYATEEADYINMGASNCPGSDPHVRFLKMKGRKVYEFAITHVPAAMKACIDKSGVDIKEVKKIFIHQANEKMDEAIIARLYQLYGVPAPENVMPMCIGWLGNSSVATIPTLYDLVLKGSLPEHQLNEGDVVVFASVGAGMNVNAVCYRL from the coding sequence GTGGGCATACAAACGGTTATTTCAGGAACGGGAAGTTATATTCCGGAGCAGGTAGTATCCAACAACGATTTTACGCAGCACAATTTTTATGCGGAGGACCAGCACCCGCTTGCCACCCCGCCCACTGAAATAGTTGCCAAGTTCAGCAAGATCACGGGAATCCTGGAGCGGCGCTATGCTTCCGATGAACTCACCGCTTCACATATTGGTACCGAAGCTGCCCGGAAAGCCATTGCCGCCAGCGGCGTTGACCCGGAAACCTTCGACCAGCTTATTGTGGCCCATAACTTCGGGAACGTACTGAAACACTCCGTTCAAACGGCCATAGTGCCTTCCCTGGCCACCATCATCAAAAGTGAACTCGGTATTAAAAACCCGTCCTGTGTGGCCTACGACCTCATCTTCGGTTGCCCGGGATGGTTACAGGGTATGATCCATGCCGATGCTTTCTTCAAAGCCGGTATCGCGAAGAAAGCGCTGATCATTGGAACGGAAACGCTTTCCAGGGTAGTGGACATTTACGACCGCGACAGCATGATTTTCAGCGATGGCGCAGGTGCGGCTGTGCTGGAAGCGCGGGAAAACAGCGGAGGGAAAGGCGTACTCTCGGCCCTCGCCCAGACTTATGCCACAGAAGAAGCGGACTACATCAACATGGGCGCATCAAATTGTCCGGGGAGTGATCCCCATGTCCGCTTTCTGAAAATGAAAGGCAGGAAAGTATATGAGTTCGCCATCACGCATGTTCCCGCGGCCATGAAAGCCTGCATTGATAAAAGCGGGGTAGATATTAAGGAAGTTAAAAAAATCTTCATCCACCAGGCGAATGAGAAAATGGATGAAGCCATTATTGCACGACTGTACCAGTTGTATGGCGTGCCCGCGCCGGAAAACGTGATGCCGATGTGCATCGGGTGGCTAGGAAACAGTTCGGTGGCCACTATCCCAACCCTGTACGACCTGGTATTGAAGGGATCACTTCCCGAACATCAGTTGAATGAAGGCGATGTGGTCGTTTTCGCTTCGGTGGGCGCGGGCATGAATGTGAACGCCGTTTGCTACAGGCTTTAA
- a CDS encoding AraC family transcriptional regulator: protein MKSSSVPEHVFTGPRWGYLQVDTDERRLRLWKAVPLKGDFESGEGRKKQIVEQMKLLIRETVQFSDEPMQMNLSNYLHEHLQYSYTYLANIFVELEGYNIEKFYIGCRIEKVKELLHFSALSVTEIAYRMHYSSVAHLSTQFRRTTGSMPSQYKRHCLKHLSRFSNKDGTMPET, encoded by the coding sequence ATGAAGTCGTCCTCCGTTCCGGAACATGTATTCACAGGGCCACGTTGGGGGTACCTTCAGGTTGATACTGATGAAAGAAGATTACGGTTGTGGAAGGCCGTACCCTTAAAGGGAGATTTTGAATCCGGAGAGGGAAGAAAAAAGCAGATTGTTGAACAGATGAAACTGCTGATCAGGGAAACGGTCCAGTTTTCCGACGAACCCATGCAGATGAACTTATCGAATTACCTCCATGAACACTTGCAATACAGTTATACTTACCTCGCAAACATCTTCGTGGAACTGGAGGGGTACAATATCGAAAAATTCTACATTGGCTGCAGGATCGAAAAAGTGAAGGAGTTACTGCACTTTAGCGCGCTCAGTGTTACGGAGATTGCTTACAGGATGCATTACAGCAGTGTAGCGCATCTTTCCACGCAGTTCAGGCGTACCACAGGCAGCATGCCATCGCAATACAAACGGCATTGCCTGAAGCATCTTTCCCGGTTCAGTAACAAAGATGGAACCATGCCGGAGACATAA
- a CDS encoding AraC family transcriptional regulator, with product MRYFSTFNYVKKTGTPFTESLEEFYRHKLPEHLRHPRKQTGNFNVFRMEDCVGANGETVIPYARRAFYKISLVTGNNLYHYADRTLHMNGSALMFFNPQVPYTLEPLDCTNTGYFCILREALFLEKLKPRFPELPMFHIGGNPSYLLNEAQTALATDVFRKMMEEENSAYKFREDLQLNYAMELIHLALKMEPTVTLHRQTNANTRITTIFSELLERQFPIESTQQRFTLRSAKDFAEQLYVHVNHLNRAIRETTGKTTSSLIAERVTSEAKVLLKHTDWPISDIGYCLGFEEPAHFNNFFKKHTALSPSVFRMN from the coding sequence ATGCGGTATTTTTCTACCTTTAATTACGTGAAAAAAACGGGTACTCCTTTTACTGAAAGTCTGGAAGAATTTTACCGGCATAAACTGCCGGAACATCTGCGCCATCCCCGCAAGCAAACCGGCAACTTCAATGTTTTCCGGATGGAAGATTGCGTGGGTGCAAACGGAGAAACGGTGATCCCCTACGCACGACGGGCCTTTTACAAGATATCACTCGTTACCGGGAACAACCTCTATCATTACGCGGACAGGACATTGCACATGAACGGCTCCGCGCTGATGTTCTTCAACCCGCAGGTGCCTTATACGCTTGAACCCCTCGACTGCACGAATACCGGCTATTTCTGCATTCTCCGCGAAGCGCTGTTCCTGGAAAAACTCAAACCCCGATTCCCGGAACTTCCGATGTTCCATATCGGGGGAAACCCGTCCTATCTTTTGAATGAAGCGCAAACCGCTCTCGCAACGGATGTTTTCAGAAAAATGATGGAAGAAGAAAATTCAGCTTATAAATTCAGGGAGGACCTGCAACTGAATTACGCGATGGAACTGATTCACCTGGCGCTGAAAATGGAGCCCACGGTCACCCTGCACCGCCAAACCAATGCCAATACACGCATCACCACTATTTTCAGTGAACTGCTGGAGCGGCAGTTCCCCATCGAATCCACACAACAACGCTTCACGCTGCGCTCTGCAAAAGATTTCGCGGAGCAACTGTATGTGCACGTGAACCACCTGAACAGGGCCATCCGGGAAACCACGGGTAAAACCACCTCTTCCCTCATCGCGGAACGCGTTACCAGCGAAGCGAAGGTGCTGCTCAAACACACCGACTGGCCGATCTCGGATATCGGGTATTGCCTCGGGTTCGAAGAACCTGCCCACTTCAACAATTTCTTTAAGAAGCATACAGCGTTGTCGCCTTCCGTATTCAGGATGAACTGA